The following are encoded in a window of Legionella geestiana genomic DNA:
- a CDS encoding REP-associated tyrosine transposase produces the protein MRHRRVWVPNATCFFTMNLQDRKSDALTRHIHALRLAFRTVKVRHPFRLNAIVVMPEHCHFIMTLQENDLNFSMRIALIKATFSRQLTVSENISFSRRHRRERGIWQRRFWDHVIRDEQDYMHHVHYIHFNPVKHGYVQNPHDWPYSSIHRFITDGALPANWACDGDFGNATFGE, from the coding sequence ATGCGCCACCGAAGAGTCTGGGTGCCTAATGCCACCTGTTTTTTTACAATGAATCTTCAAGACAGAAAGAGCGACGCTCTTACTCGCCATATTCATGCTTTGCGCCTTGCTTTTAGAACCGTTAAAGTCCGTCATCCATTTCGTTTAAACGCGATCGTTGTCATGCCTGAGCATTGCCATTTTATTATGACACTCCAGGAAAATGACTTGAATTTTTCCATGCGCATCGCGCTTATCAAGGCAACGTTTTCAAGGCAACTGACTGTTTCTGAAAATATATCTTTTTCGCGGCGTCACAGGCGTGAACGGGGTATATGGCAGCGCCGATTTTGGGATCATGTTATCAGGGATGAGCAGGATTACATGCATCATGTTCATTACATACATTTCAACCCGGTCAAACACGGTTATGTGCAAAATCCGCATGATTGGCCCTATTCAAGTATTCACCGTTTTATCACAGATGGCGCGCTTCCCGCCAATTGGGCGTGTGATGGAGATTTTGGTAACGCCACGTTTGGAGAGTGA
- a CDS encoding cold-shock protein yields the protein MSVKETGTVKWFNDDKGYGFISRDEGEDVFVHFRSIVSGAGRKTLHEGQRVQFVVTKGPKGLQAEDVTSL from the coding sequence ATGTCTGTCAAAGAAACTGGTACCGTAAAGTGGTTTAACGATGATAAAGGGTACGGCTTCATCAGCCGTGATGAAGGTGAAGATGTATTCGTACATTTTCGTTCAATCGTAAGCGGTGCTGGTCGCAAAACGCTGCACGAAGGGCAACGCGTACAATTCGTGGTAACGAAAGGTCCTAAAGGCCTGCAGGCGGAAGACGTCACTTCCCTGTAA